The Lonchura striata isolate bLonStr1 chromosome Z, bLonStr1.mat, whole genome shotgun sequence genome window below encodes:
- the OSTF1 gene encoding osteoclast-stimulating factor 1, giving the protein MSKPPPKPAKPGQVKVFRALYTFEPRTPDELYFEEGDIIYISDMSDTNWWKGTCKGRTGLIPSNYVAEQAESIDNPLHEAAKRGNLSWLRECLDNRVGVNGLDKAGNTALYWACHGGHKDVVDVLLTQANLELNQQNKLGDTALHAAAWKGYADIVEMLLEKGARTDLKNNEKKLALDMATNAACASLLKKKQSAGTVRTLSNAEEYLDDEDSD; this is encoded by the exons ggCAGGTTAAAGTATTCAGGGCCCTGTATACATTTGAGCCCAGAACA ccagatGAACTGTACTTTGAAGAAGGAGATATCATTTACATCTCAGACATG AGTGATACAAATTGGTGGAAAGGAACTTGCAAAGGGAGAACTGGACTAATTCCAAGCAACTATG TGGCTGAGCAAGCAGAGTCTATTGATAATCCACTGCATGAAGCTGCCAAACGAG GCAATCTGAGCTGGTTGAGAGAGTGTTTGGATAATCGAGTTGGTGTCAATGGGTTAGACAAAGCTGGAAACACAGCTCTGTATTGGGCGTGCCATGGAGGCCATAAAG ATGTAGTAGATGTCCTGCTTACCCAGGCAAACCTAGAGTTAAACCAACAG AACAAATTGGGAGACACAGCTTTGCATGCTGCTGCATGGAAAGGTTATGCAGATATTGTAGAGATGCTGCTGGAAAAGG GGGCAAGAACAGATCTGAAAAACAACGAGAAGAAACTGGCTTTAGATATGGCAACAAATGCAGCTTGTGCTTCTTTGCTTAAGAAGAAACAGAGCGCAG GTACAGTCCGAACATTGAGTAATGCAGAGGAATACCTTGATGATGAAGACTCTGATTAG